The proteins below come from a single Tachypleus tridentatus isolate NWPU-2018 chromosome 13, ASM421037v1, whole genome shotgun sequence genomic window:
- the LOC143239891 gene encoding protein FAM200C-like — protein MSKKRTYSDAFLHYGFVNVPSGGEDRPQCVVCHKVLTNESLKPSKLSAHLQKCHPNLQNEDQAYLQCRAVALKNIQFGSSGIQAQKLQAAVEASYFVAHKVAKQQKCHTIAENLIIPCAYEMVSKVCGEDQAKKLSVISLSNNTIRRRVDDMASDILSQVTTEIKESSYSKFSLQFDESCDVASCAVLLGFVRYVHQEKIKEEFLLCEDLLTTTKGEDIFNIINSFFTTNGLDWNSVQQVSVDGAPSMMGRNRGLRGLIQGVNPEISTINKEMSDHLKGLETSMQHYFPESDLKTTSLHWIIHPFSVPDEAIHDDDFPAKEKWITM, from the exons atgtctaaaaagcgCACCTACTCTGACGCCTTTCTTCACTATGGCTTTGTGAATGTACCTTCTGGTGGAGAGGATCGGCCACAATGTGTAGTATGTCACaaagtgttgacaaatgaaagcctcaagccatcaaaactctcagctcacctccagaagtgccatccaaatcttcaaaatgaggatCAGGCTTATTTACAGTGCCGGGCTGTAGCACTGAAGAATATCCAGTTCGGTTCATctggaattcaagcccaaaagcTTCAAGCTGCGGTCGAAGCATCGTACTTTGTTGCACATAAAGTTGCCAAACAACAAAAATGCCACACCATTGCAGAGAATCTGATTATACCTTGTGCATACGAGATGGTAAGCAAGGTATGTGGGGAGGATCAAGCGAAGAAACTGAGTGTCATAtctctatcaaacaacacaatccgccgacgagtcgatgacatggcatcagatattctgtcccaagttacaacagagatcaaggaaagctcatatagcaaattctccttgcaatttgatgaatcgtgtgacgtagccagttgtgctgttctccttgggttcgttcgttacgtccaccaggaaaagatcaaagaagagttcctattatgcgaagatctgctgacaaccacgaagggagaagatatcttcaatatcatcaacagtttctttaccacgaatggattggattggaacagcgttcaacag gtctccgtcgatggagcaccgtcgatgatgggtcgtaatcgtggattacggggcctcatacaaggtgtgaatccagaaatttct accatcaacaaagagatgaGCGACCATTTGAAGGGGCTTGAAACAAGCATGCAGCACTACTTTCCAGAGAGTGACCTAAAAACAACCAGTCTTCATTGGATCATTCATCCCTTTTCTGTACCTGATGAGGCCATTCATGATGATGATTTCCCTGCAAAGGAGAAGTGGATCACAATGTGA